Proteins from one Anastrepha obliqua isolate idAnaObli1 chromosome 2, idAnaObli1_1.0, whole genome shotgun sequence genomic window:
- the LOC129237847 gene encoding uncharacterized protein LOC129237847 has translation MGRRKTNLSRSSRNARATALYRARKAKKAISIEVEPSQDCRAPQSKIRAASEFTSYKGRKYGKTRKKWTNEENQLLLDYLLENNDIEKPTAHLYYANFLNKTKIDAHPNMMCGKVRHMKKTYLMAEQWLRTEVNKVDIDCPIIKEKLHKICPYYNRLSQIFPINDSDTAVSYAEGDFRYNENKTAKIFDDFAESNSTLPDDRYSWSEDLMVKSEIIDDEAANLVKSEIIFDEEAATVIKSEIIFDEEEGIEKAHWLVP, from the exons atgGGTAGACGTAAAACAAATTTGTCCCGATCCTCAAGAAATGCACGGGCGACCGCCCTTTACAGAGCGAGAAAGGCTAAAAAAGCAATTTCTATCGAAGTGGAACCTTCACAGGATTGCCGAGCACCACAATCTAAAATTAGAGCTGCATCTGAGTTTACTTCTTATAAAG gaaGAAAATATGGTAAAACCCGCAAAAAATGGACAAACGAAGAGAATCAACTTTTATTGGACTATTTGTTGGaaaacaatgatattgaa AAACCTACCGCCCATCTGTACtatgctaattttttaaataaaaccaaaattgaCGCCCACCCTAATATGATGTGTGGAAAAGTACGGCATATGAAAAAGACATACCTGATGGCCGAACAGTGGCTAAGAACAGAAGTCAACAAAGTAGATATTGACTGCCCAATAATAAAAG agaaattgcataaaatttgtCCATACTACAACCGGCTTTCCCAGATCTTTCCAATTAACGATTCAGACACAGCAGTCTCATATGCTGAAGGCGATTTTCGGTATAATGAAAATAAGACGGCCAAGATATTTGATGATTTTGCGGAAAGTAATTCTACGTTACCAGATGATCGATACTCCTGGAGTGAAGACCTGATGGTAAAATCAGAGATTATAGATGATGAAGCAGCTAATTTGGTAAAATCAGAGATTATCTTTGATGAAGAGGCAGCTACTGTGATAAAGTCAGAGATTATCTTTGATGAAGAAGAAGGTATTGAAAAAGCACATTGGCTGGTCCCGTAG